From one Pithys albifrons albifrons isolate INPA30051 chromosome 22, PitAlb_v1, whole genome shotgun sequence genomic stretch:
- the ARHGEF10L gene encoding rho guanine nucleotide exchange factor 10-like protein isoform X2, whose translation MASSELPPHPAVGATVPPEPPSPVPAGGEAVGEAFAFEDSEEEEEEEEEDSTADPGGNVVLQAPPRRRRTTSSGGEGPVPETQEGLPTRMSNGEAGGAPPSRPQTWKRESICRGERFSFPEVEDDVIYDDVPCENLDVLQDGAGREQSLIYEEVQRGEGSRISEDLGWSSSEFESYSEDSAEESKREAEPTKHRASFQPKMTQLMKAAKSGTKDGLEKTKIAVMRKVTFLHRKEAPGDSEEEDTGFLEVTVSDMKHPPPELGPMPEGLSPQQVVRRHILGSIVQSERSYVDSLKRILQDYRNPLLEMEPKVLSARKCQVVFFRLKEILQCHSMFQIALSSRVAEWDSAEKIGDLFVASFSKSMVLDVYSDYVNNFTTAMSLIKKACLTKPAFLDFLKKRQMASADRVTLYGLMVKPIQRFPQFILLLQDMLKNTPKGHADRLSLQLALTELETLAEKLNEQKRLADQVAEIQQLSKSISDRSSLNKLLSSGQRQLLLCETLTETVYGDRGQLIKSKERKVFLLNDMLVCANINFKGQLEISSLVPLGPKYVLKWSTALPQVQVVEVGQESGAYDKDNVVIHNAGAKRHAPAGQASHNKVYLGPPRLFQELQDLQKDLAVVEQITLLISTLHGTYQNLNMTVAQDWCLALQRMMKVKEEEIHSANKCRLRLLLPGKPDKSGRPISVMVVFITPNPLSKISWVNRLHLAKIGLREENQPGWLCPDEDKKSKAPFWCPILSCHMPAFSSKALDLQLGAAVHNPVQSSLLGFSAVSTSLPQGYLWVGGGQEGAGGQVEIFSLNRAVPRTVKSFPVTSPVLCMEYIPEPEQGEPRDSQEARASEQPPSNPHPTVCLGLQDGSILVYGSVDTGAPCLLSCRSPGMQPILCLRHSPEFLFAGLQDGSVAAYPRSDGGLWDPAVLPTPVPVGTGPVRALLTLDETLWASCANQVTVLDATTLRAQQTFEAHPEADASVTHMVKAGSGVWMAFSSGSSIRLFHTETLEHLQEINIATRTTFVLPGQKHVRVTSLLICQGSLWVGTDQGIIVLLPVPRLEGIPKITGKGMVSLNGHSGPVEFLAVASSTLAPDVLKGDQEEEEEGEEEKPPELEGFPPREMRKKGILLQYRLRSTCHLPGQLLSVREAAPGTPGHQEEEEEEEDGSIYELAHEPDVWVRSRPCARDAPRKEICSVAIVSGGRGYRSFGSDATRRGGGGDSALLIWQLPLML comes from the exons ATGGCTTCGTCTGAGCTGCCCCCACACCCTGCAGTAG GTGCCAcggtgccccctgagccccccagcccggTGCCCGCAGGGGGTGAGGCCGTGGGCGAAGCCTTTGCCTTCGAGgacagtgaggaggaagaggaggaggaagaggaggattcCACGGCCGATCCCGGTGGGAACGTTGTCCTGCAGGCCCCGCCGCGCCGGCGGCGCACGACGAGCTCCGGGGGCG AGGGGCCGGTGCCGGAGACCCAGGAAGG GCTCCCGACGAGGATGAGCAATGGGGAGGCCGGAGGAGCCCCCCCCAGTCGCCCCCAGACCTGGAAGAGGGAGAGCATCTGCCGAG GCGAGCGCTTCTCCTTCCCGGAGGTGGAGGACGACGTGATCTACGATGACGTTCCCTGTGAAAACCTGGATGTCCTTCAGGATG gagcagggagggagcagagcctgatcTATGAGGAGGTGCAGAGGGGAGAGGGCTCCAGGATCAGCGAGGATCTGGGCTGGAGCTCCAGCGAGTTCGAGAGCTACAGCGAGGACTCCGCCGAGGAATCCAAGCGCGAGGCCGAGCCCACCAAACACCGAGCATCCTTCCAGCCCAAG ATGACCCAGCTGATGAAAGCGGCCAAAAGTGGCACCAAGGATGGTCTGGAGAAGACCAAGATCGCGGTGATGAGGAAGGTGACCTTCCTGCACCGGAAAGAAGCGCCAG GAGACTCGGAGGAGGAGGACACAGGATTCCTGGAGGTCACCGTGTCCGACATGAAGCACCCCCCGCCGGAGCTGGGCCCCATGCCCGAGGGGCTGAGCCCTCAGCAG GTGGTGCGGAGGCACATCCTGGGCTCCATCGTGCAGAGCGAGAGGAGCTACGTGGACTCCCTGAAGCGCATCCTGCAG GATTACAGGAACCCTCTGCTGGAGATGGAGCCGAAGGTGCTGAGTGCCAGGAAGTGCCAGGTGGTGTTTTTCCGGCTGAAGGAGATCCTGCAGTGCCACTCCATGTTCCAGATCGCCCTCTCCTCCCGCGTGGCCGAGTGGGACTCGGCCGAGAAGATTGGGGACCTCTTCGTGGCCTCG TTCTCCAAGTCCATGGTGCTGGACGTCTACAGCGACTACGTCAACAACTTCACCACGGCCATGTCGCTCATCAAGAAGGCCTGTCTCACCAAACCTGCCTTCCTGGACTTCCTTAAG AAGAGGCAGATGGCCAGCGCCGACCGCGTCACGCTCTACGGGCTGATGGTGAAGCCCATCCAGAGGTTCCCTCAGttcatcctcctcctgcag gacaTGCTGAAAAACACCCCCAAGGGCCACGCAGACCGTCTGTCCCTCCAGTTGGCCCTCACTGAGCTGGAGACGTTGGCGGAGAAACTCAACGAGCAGAAGCGCTTGGCCGACCAAGTGGCCGAAATCCAACAGCTCAGCAAGAGCATCAGTGACAGGAGCAGCCTCAACAAG ctgctgagctcggggcagaggcagctcctgctctgcgAGACGCTGACGGAGACAGTGTACGGCGACCGCGGGcagctcatcaagtccaaggAGAGGAAGGTCTTCCTGCTCAACGACATGTTGGTCTGTGCCAACATCAACTTCAA GGGCCAGTTGGAGATCAGCAGCCTGGTGCCCCTGGGGCCCAAGTACGTGTTGAAgtggagcacagccctgccacaggTGCAGGTGGTGGAGGTGGGGCAGGAGAGCGGCGCCTACGACAAGGACAACGTCGTCATCCACAACGCGGGTGCCAAGAGACACGCACCGGCCGGGCAGGCCTCACACA ATAAAGTCTACCTGGGGCCACCACGGCtcttccaggagctgcaggacctgCAGAAGGACCTGGCGGTGGTGGAGCAGATCACCCTCCTCATCAGCACCTTGCATGGCACCTACCAG AACCTGAACATGACAGTGGCCCAGGACTGGTGCTTGGCCCTGCAGAGGATGATGAaggtgaaggaggaggagatcCACTCTGCCAACAAGTGCCGCCTGCggctcctgctccctggcaaACCGGATAA GTCAGGTCGCCCCATCAGCGTCATGGTGGTCTTCATCACCCCCAACCCCCTGAGCAAGATCTCCTGGGTGAACCGGCTGCACTTGGCCAAGATAGGACTGA GGGAGGAGAACCAGCCAGGATGGCTCTGTCCTGACGAggacaagaaaagcaaagctcCTTTCTGGTGCCCCATCCTGTCCTGCCACATGCCAGCCTTCTCCTCCAAAGCCCTTGATCTGCAG CTCGGTGCTGCCGTCCACAACCCCGTGCAGTCCTCCCTGCTGGGCTTCTCCGCCGTCAGCACGTCGTTGCCGCAGGGCTACCTCTGG GTTGGGGGTGGCCAGGAGGGCGCGGGGGGGCAAGTGGAGATCTTCTCGCTCAACCGCGCCGTGCCGCGCACCGTCAAGTCCTTCCCGGTGACGTCGCCGGTGCTGTGCATGGAATACATCCCGGAGCCGGAGCAGGGAGAGCCCAGGGATTCCCAGGAAGCCCGAGCCAGTGAGCAGCCCCCCTCCAACCCTCATCCCACCGTGTGCCTGGGACTGCAGGATGGAAG catccTGGTCTATGGCAGTGTGGACACTGGAGCCCCTtgtctgctgagctgcaggagcccagggatgcagccaATCCTGTGCCTGAGgcacagcccagaattcctgtttGCTGGATTGCAGGACGGCTCCGTGGCCGCCTATCCCCGGAGCGACG gggggctgtgggacccggcagtgctgcccacccctGTGCCTGTGGGCACCGGCCCCGTCCGTGCCCTCCTGACCCTGGATGAGACGCTCTGGGCCAGCTGTGCCAACCAGGTCACTGTCCTCGATGCCACCACCCTCCGTGCCCAG CAAACCTTCGAGGCCCACCCCGAGGCCGATGCCAGCGTGACCCACATGGTCAAGGCGGGCAGTGGGGTCTGGATGGCCTTCTCCTCGGGCTCCTCCATCCGCCTGTTCCACACCGAGACCCTGGAGCACCTGCAGGAGATCAACATCGCCACCAGGACCACCTTCGTGCTCCCAG GTCAGAAACACGTCCGTGTCACCAGCCTGCTCATCTGCCAGGGCTCCCTCTGGGTGGGCACCGACCAGGGCATCATCGTCCTGCTGCCCGTGCCCCGCTTGGAGGGCATCCCCAAAATCACTG ggaagggcatgGTGTCCCTCAACGGGCACAGCGGCCCCgtggaattcctggctgtggctTCAAGCACTTTGGCCCCCGATGTCCTTAAGGGTgaccaggaggaggaagaggagggtgaggaggagaaACCCCCCGAGCTGGAGGGATTCCCACCCCGggagatgaggaaaaaagggaTTCTGCTGCAGTACCGGCTGCGCTCCACGTGCCACCTGCCCGGGCAGCTGCTGTCGGTGCGGGAGGCGGCACCGGGCACGCCGGGGcaccaggaggaggaggaggaagaggaggatggcTCCATCTATGAGCTGGCCCACGAGCCTGACGTGTGGGTGAGGAGCaggccctgtgccagggatgccCCCAGGAAGGAGATCTGCTCGGTGGCCATCGTGTCCGGCGGGCGCGGGTACCGCAGCTTTGGCAGCGATGCCACCCGGAGGGGCGGGGGCGGTGACAGTGCCCTGCTCATCTGGCAGCTGCCACTCATGCTGTAG
- the ARHGEF10L gene encoding rho guanine nucleotide exchange factor 10-like protein isoform X4: MASSELPPHPAVGATVPPEPPSPVPAGGEAVGEAFAFEDSEEEEEEEEEDSTADPGGNVVLQAPPRRRRTTSSGGEGPVPETQEGLPTRMSNGEAGGAPPSRPQTWKRESICRGERFSFPEVEDDVIYDDVPCENLDVLQDGAGREQSLIYEEVQRGEGSRISEDLGWSSSEFESYSEDSAEESKREAEPTKHRASFQPKLSPDLNRLKERYTRTKRDILALRVGGKDMQELKQKYDWKMTQLMKAAKSGTKDGLEKTKIAVMRKVTFLHRKEAPGNGESRRRAQEVPKEVPKALPSRRSSRVCPERRGGGDSEEEDTGFLEVTVSDMKHPPPELGPMPEGLSPQQVVRRHILGSIVQSERSYVDSLKRILQDYRNPLLEMEPKVLSARKCQVVFFRLKEILQCHSMFQIALSSRVAEWDSAEKIGDLFVASFSKSMVLDVYSDYVNNFTTAMSLIKKACLTKPAFLDFLKKRQMASADRVTLYGLMVKPIQRFPQFILLLQDMLKNTPKGHADRLSLQLALTELETLAEKLNEQKRLADQVAEIQQLSKSISDRSSLNKLLSSGQRQLLLCETLTETVYGDRGQLIKSKERKVFLLNDMLVCANINFKGQLEISSLVPLGPKYVLKWSTALPQVQVVEVGQESGAYDKDNVVIHNAGAKRHAPAGQASHNKVYLGPPRLFQELQDLQKDLAVVEQITLLISTLHGTYQNLNMTVAQDWCLALQRMMKVKEEEIHSANKCRLRLLLPGKPDKSGRPISVMVVFITPNPLSKISWVNRLHLAKIGLREENQPGWLCPDEDKKSKAPFWCPILSCHMPAFSSKALDLQLGAAVHNPVQSSLLGFSAVSTSLPQGYLWVGGGQEGAGGQVEIFSLNRAVPRTVKSFPVTSPVLCMEYIPEPEQGEPRDSQEARASEQPPSNPHPTVCLGLQDGSILVYGSVDTGAPCLLSCRSPGMQPILCLRHSPEFLFAGLQDGSVAAYPRSDGGLWDPAVLPTPVPVGTGPVRALLTLDETLWASCANQVTVLDATTLRAQQTFEAHPEADASVTHMVKAGSGVWMAFSSGSSIRLFHTETLEHLQEINIATRTTFVLPGQKHVRVTSLLICQGSLWVGTDQGIIVLLPVPRLEGIPKITGKGMVSLNGHSGPVEFLAVASSTLAPDVLKGDQEEEEEGEEEKPPELEGFPPREMRKKGILLQYRLRSTCHLPGQLLSVREAAPGTPGHQEEEEEEEDGSIYELAHEPDVWVRSRPCARDAPRKEICSVAIVSGGRGYRSFGSDATRRGGGGDSALLIWQLPLML, encoded by the exons ATGGCTTCGTCTGAGCTGCCCCCACACCCTGCAGTAG GTGCCAcggtgccccctgagccccccagcccggTGCCCGCAGGGGGTGAGGCCGTGGGCGAAGCCTTTGCCTTCGAGgacagtgaggaggaagaggaggaggaagaggaggattcCACGGCCGATCCCGGTGGGAACGTTGTCCTGCAGGCCCCGCCGCGCCGGCGGCGCACGACGAGCTCCGGGGGCG AGGGGCCGGTGCCGGAGACCCAGGAAGG GCTCCCGACGAGGATGAGCAATGGGGAGGCCGGAGGAGCCCCCCCCAGTCGCCCCCAGACCTGGAAGAGGGAGAGCATCTGCCGAG GCGAGCGCTTCTCCTTCCCGGAGGTGGAGGACGACGTGATCTACGATGACGTTCCCTGTGAAAACCTGGATGTCCTTCAGGATG gagcagggagggagcagagcctgatcTATGAGGAGGTGCAGAGGGGAGAGGGCTCCAGGATCAGCGAGGATCTGGGCTGGAGCTCCAGCGAGTTCGAGAGCTACAGCGAGGACTCCGCCGAGGAATCCAAGCGCGAGGCCGAGCCCACCAAACACCGAGCATCCTTCCAGCCCAAG CTTTCTCCAGACCTGAATAGACTAAAGGAGAGATACACCAGGACTAAGAGGGACATCCTGGCTTTAAGAGTTGGGGGGAAGGACATGCAGGAGCTGAAGCAGAAGTACGATTGGAAG ATGACCCAGCTGATGAAAGCGGCCAAAAGTGGCACCAAGGATGGTCTGGAGAAGACCAAGATCGCGGTGATGAGGAAGGTGACCTTCCTGCACCGGAAAGAAGCGCCAG GGaatggggagagcaggaggagggccCAGGAGGTGCCAAAGGAGGTGCCCAAGGCGCTGCCCTCCCGCCGGAGCTCGCGGGTGTGCCCGGAGCGGCGCGGGGGAG GAGACTCGGAGGAGGAGGACACAGGATTCCTGGAGGTCACCGTGTCCGACATGAAGCACCCCCCGCCGGAGCTGGGCCCCATGCCCGAGGGGCTGAGCCCTCAGCAG GTGGTGCGGAGGCACATCCTGGGCTCCATCGTGCAGAGCGAGAGGAGCTACGTGGACTCCCTGAAGCGCATCCTGCAG GATTACAGGAACCCTCTGCTGGAGATGGAGCCGAAGGTGCTGAGTGCCAGGAAGTGCCAGGTGGTGTTTTTCCGGCTGAAGGAGATCCTGCAGTGCCACTCCATGTTCCAGATCGCCCTCTCCTCCCGCGTGGCCGAGTGGGACTCGGCCGAGAAGATTGGGGACCTCTTCGTGGCCTCG TTCTCCAAGTCCATGGTGCTGGACGTCTACAGCGACTACGTCAACAACTTCACCACGGCCATGTCGCTCATCAAGAAGGCCTGTCTCACCAAACCTGCCTTCCTGGACTTCCTTAAG AAGAGGCAGATGGCCAGCGCCGACCGCGTCACGCTCTACGGGCTGATGGTGAAGCCCATCCAGAGGTTCCCTCAGttcatcctcctcctgcag gacaTGCTGAAAAACACCCCCAAGGGCCACGCAGACCGTCTGTCCCTCCAGTTGGCCCTCACTGAGCTGGAGACGTTGGCGGAGAAACTCAACGAGCAGAAGCGCTTGGCCGACCAAGTGGCCGAAATCCAACAGCTCAGCAAGAGCATCAGTGACAGGAGCAGCCTCAACAAG ctgctgagctcggggcagaggcagctcctgctctgcgAGACGCTGACGGAGACAGTGTACGGCGACCGCGGGcagctcatcaagtccaaggAGAGGAAGGTCTTCCTGCTCAACGACATGTTGGTCTGTGCCAACATCAACTTCAA GGGCCAGTTGGAGATCAGCAGCCTGGTGCCCCTGGGGCCCAAGTACGTGTTGAAgtggagcacagccctgccacaggTGCAGGTGGTGGAGGTGGGGCAGGAGAGCGGCGCCTACGACAAGGACAACGTCGTCATCCACAACGCGGGTGCCAAGAGACACGCACCGGCCGGGCAGGCCTCACACA ATAAAGTCTACCTGGGGCCACCACGGCtcttccaggagctgcaggacctgCAGAAGGACCTGGCGGTGGTGGAGCAGATCACCCTCCTCATCAGCACCTTGCATGGCACCTACCAG AACCTGAACATGACAGTGGCCCAGGACTGGTGCTTGGCCCTGCAGAGGATGATGAaggtgaaggaggaggagatcCACTCTGCCAACAAGTGCCGCCTGCggctcctgctccctggcaaACCGGATAA GTCAGGTCGCCCCATCAGCGTCATGGTGGTCTTCATCACCCCCAACCCCCTGAGCAAGATCTCCTGGGTGAACCGGCTGCACTTGGCCAAGATAGGACTGA GGGAGGAGAACCAGCCAGGATGGCTCTGTCCTGACGAggacaagaaaagcaaagctcCTTTCTGGTGCCCCATCCTGTCCTGCCACATGCCAGCCTTCTCCTCCAAAGCCCTTGATCTGCAG CTCGGTGCTGCCGTCCACAACCCCGTGCAGTCCTCCCTGCTGGGCTTCTCCGCCGTCAGCACGTCGTTGCCGCAGGGCTACCTCTGG GTTGGGGGTGGCCAGGAGGGCGCGGGGGGGCAAGTGGAGATCTTCTCGCTCAACCGCGCCGTGCCGCGCACCGTCAAGTCCTTCCCGGTGACGTCGCCGGTGCTGTGCATGGAATACATCCCGGAGCCGGAGCAGGGAGAGCCCAGGGATTCCCAGGAAGCCCGAGCCAGTGAGCAGCCCCCCTCCAACCCTCATCCCACCGTGTGCCTGGGACTGCAGGATGGAAG catccTGGTCTATGGCAGTGTGGACACTGGAGCCCCTtgtctgctgagctgcaggagcccagggatgcagccaATCCTGTGCCTGAGgcacagcccagaattcctgtttGCTGGATTGCAGGACGGCTCCGTGGCCGCCTATCCCCGGAGCGACG gggggctgtgggacccggcagtgctgcccacccctGTGCCTGTGGGCACCGGCCCCGTCCGTGCCCTCCTGACCCTGGATGAGACGCTCTGGGCCAGCTGTGCCAACCAGGTCACTGTCCTCGATGCCACCACCCTCCGTGCCCAG CAAACCTTCGAGGCCCACCCCGAGGCCGATGCCAGCGTGACCCACATGGTCAAGGCGGGCAGTGGGGTCTGGATGGCCTTCTCCTCGGGCTCCTCCATCCGCCTGTTCCACACCGAGACCCTGGAGCACCTGCAGGAGATCAACATCGCCACCAGGACCACCTTCGTGCTCCCAG GTCAGAAACACGTCCGTGTCACCAGCCTGCTCATCTGCCAGGGCTCCCTCTGGGTGGGCACCGACCAGGGCATCATCGTCCTGCTGCCCGTGCCCCGCTTGGAGGGCATCCCCAAAATCACTG ggaagggcatgGTGTCCCTCAACGGGCACAGCGGCCCCgtggaattcctggctgtggctTCAAGCACTTTGGCCCCCGATGTCCTTAAGGGTgaccaggaggaggaagaggagggtgaggaggagaaACCCCCCGAGCTGGAGGGATTCCCACCCCGggagatgaggaaaaaagggaTTCTGCTGCAGTACCGGCTGCGCTCCACGTGCCACCTGCCCGGGCAGCTGCTGTCGGTGCGGGAGGCGGCACCGGGCACGCCGGGGcaccaggaggaggaggaggaagaggaggatggcTCCATCTATGAGCTGGCCCACGAGCCTGACGTGTGGGTGAGGAGCaggccctgtgccagggatgccCCCAGGAAGGAGATCTGCTCGGTGGCCATCGTGTCCGGCGGGCGCGGGTACCGCAGCTTTGGCAGCGATGCCACCCGGAGGGGCGGGGGCGGTGACAGTGCCCTGCTCATCTGGCAGCTGCCACTCATGCTGTAG